The DNA sequence TTCAACCCAGTGTAAAGCCACGTTTCTTCAAACGATTCTATGATCGATCAGCCCTGTGTGGAGTTAGAGAACATTGTGTCTCTGTTGTGGTTCAGCTCGTAAAGTCATTAATTAACGTACATTGACGTACGTTCAGATTGAAGAAGTCACTTTTAGTCTAATTTAAATGTTCAGAGACGACTTGAAATCCGTTCTCAGGCAGTTTCACAGCAATTTACAGTTTCACTCACGTCTCTCTGCTTCAGATGAAGGTGGTAACGATCCATTTAAAGTACTTTGTTTGTTCCCAGAGAACCAGTTCAAGGttcaaaaaattcaaaaaattcatccacacacgAAGGAGGTCAAATAAAATACTATACTatactgaaaaatacaaatatattccATTTTAAAAAAGGCCAACTGAAGATTAAAGTGCAAACAATGgatctgtgtgtattttgtttgcagatccaaattaaatTGTTGATCCTTGGCGTTGTTAATCACTCTCTGTATTTACCTTCTATTCTAGATATGAAGTAATTTTCTAATGTAACTGTGAATAATCTCGtctctgtcccccccctcccataaaatatattataaaactcataaaatatattaaaaaactctcacagttttagttttatacaaaataagaacacataataaaaagaaaaggagttgaacatttaaagaaataacaCAGAATGCAAACAGTAAGTCTTCGTCCTTCGacatgaataatgtttttttttgcttatcaTACAACAATGTTAATGCTGTGTCCTGCAGGCATCAGCTCCCCGGGGGGCAGCGTCCTGTCCGAGGACCAGTTCAGCTGCTCCATCTGCCTGGAGGTGTTCGTGGAGCCCGTGTCCACGCCGTGCGGACACAGCTTCTGTAAGGCCTGCCTCACGGGCTACTGGAACCACAGCAAGAAGCTCTCCTGCCCCATGTGCAAGAAGAGCTACTCCAAGAAGCCCGAGATGAGCGTCAACAGGGTCCTGGCCGAGATCTCCTCCCAGTTCCAGGGCCTGATGATGGCCGGGGGGGCCACCATggacggggggggggcgtcCTCCCGGGGGTCCACGCTGAACCTGAGCACAGACTCGGGCAAAGGGGTTTCATCGGGGGTCGACACTGGGGAGTTCGCCCGGCCGGGGGATGTTCCCTGTGACTCCTGCATCGGGAGGAAGCTGAAGGCCATGAAGTCGTGTGTGAACTGTCCCGGGTCCTTCTGTGAGACGCACCTACGGCATCACAAGAAGGTCAAAAGAGATAGACACCCTCATAAACAGGGGTGTGGTGGAAACCTGAGATGAaaaccacactcacacacatgttacacaaataagatgaaacacaaaacacacaaaatcttCCCCACAGATGATAGAAGCTTAAATATTAGACGTTGGGTTTGTGACGTTCACACGattctctccctccgtccctcagGTGAAGTCTCTGTCGTCTCATCGTCTGATCGAACCCACGTTccacctggaggagaagatctgCAAGAAACACGAGCGCCTGGTGGACGTGTACTGCCGCACCGACCACGTCTGCATCTGCACGGCGTGCGCCGAGGCCACGCACAAGTCCCACGACATCGTCAGCGCCGAGCACgagtggaagaagaagatggtGAGACTCAGTTTATGGAAATAAAGAGAATatgatttttgtttatttgtttatttagaaggatccccattagctctaccctaagacatttactatttactattagacagagctacttttaatggagtccacatttaagacatacacacagatatcaaacatttaaaacatacgttaaattacaaatatcaaaagttaaaatacattaaaataatgatcatacaattttatattacagatatcaaaaattaacttagtggttatgcaattttacctttgtcatgatataaaacactgatatatccagtTCCATAGAAGtaaaaaactgcaaaccatgtaagagagTACTTCACTCATACTGAAGAGTATTCACTGTATTCTAGCAGGTCTAGATTTTCCTATCTTGTCCTAAAAGaacctgaagaagaacaagtGTAATGAGAGATTTTGTCATATTGATTCCAGTGACTCACAATCCTGACTTTCCTCCCACAGAGCAACGTGGGAAAGAGAAGGTCGGAGCTGAAACATCTGATCAAGGAGAGAGCCAAGAAACTGGAGGAGATCAAACAGTCCATCAAGGTCATCAAGGTGAGAGCAAGAGCTTCAAACATCTCAGGGTGAGAAGGAGCTGAGCTgtgaagatatttatatatatatgtatttatatatatatatgtatagtcTAGGAGGAAATGTCCCTTTCACTTGATTTATAACTGTAAACCTTTTACTGAATAGGTTTTGGTCCCAATCTCTAGTTCATTTTGTGCATTATGATCCATTCAGAGTCAAATAGACCATGAAGCGTGTGACTGACAGCTAGTAACGTCCAATCGGTGCAGGTGGGCGTGTAcactcagtcaggctccacccccgaGACTCTTAAAGTAGCAGGTCTCAAACACCGGGTTTGAAAGTTCAGGTGTCAAATTTCAACTCTTTATGTCAAGAGCAAGAATCTAGATTTGTTAAGAGTTTTAGCTCCTTTTTAATACTCTCACAAGGACTTTGACTTTAATATTGATCTCATTGATTTAAGGAAACTGCAACATGGGACCCCGAGATGATCTTTTAATTaaacctctccctctcctgtaTGAACACCTCTCTCCCTGTGAACTCGTCCTCCTCGTGCCGCTCGTTCtctgaggaagtgaaggaggtttgtttttctcagatGTGTGAGGCACAAACCGGTGCGACCGGTGGAAACACACCTGGTGTCACCGCCTGGAAAAACTGTCCTGAAGCACGAGAGACACCTGGAGAGGAACCTGTTTCTCTTCATACTAGTGACGGGTTTTGTTATGGAACTGCAGGAGAAAATCACTGAAATGTCTCTAATGGTTTCTCTTTATAGTCTAATAAGTAATAACATGAACCTgtatttacaataaaaacagaaacagaatccaaaataaataagataaaaatagAATCATACAAACTAACAATAGAAGGATATAATACAAATGTAGAAATAGTCAAATTTCCCAGGTTCAGTTCATTTCCTGCTCGGTGACATTGATCTACTTTTCAAATACTTTGAGTATCAAgttacaagtgtgtgtgtgtgcgcgcgcttgtgtgtgtgtgtgtgtgtgtgtgtgcgtgtgtgtgtgtgtgtgtgtgtgtgcgtgtgctgttCAAACAATGACTGCACACGTTGCTGTGTGAGGGAACCTGCTGCTCATTGATTTGCATTCTTTGTCAGTTAAAGCAAAGTAATGCGCCTGAATGAGAGAAATGTAAAAGTGTGAAGGATGAAACCAGTTTGTCGAGTTGTGcgagcaggagacacacaaacaggaaacactggaTGAAAGGAGCTGAGGACTTAGTTGATTTGTTCGAATCTAATTAGGTTTTAACAGTTTTATCTGAACCCTGTCAGTCGCtaactgagagagagaagttaaAAACCTCACAGACACTTgagggttttattttgtagcacACCTTTTTCAAAAAGGAAGTTAAATGTTCTTTTACAGGTTCTTAAGAAAGGTGGATCTTAATTCTGTTAAATTAAGAGTTACTGCTTCTTATTTATTGAAACTCTCTAATAAACAGTGGAGTCCAAAATGTCTTTACTTGGAATCCTCTGTAaagacaaaaggaaacaaatcaaatctTTTCTCcggacacttcctgtctgtggacACCTCAAGTTTAAAGAGCctgatgaaattaaatcaatgtAATTCACTTGTACTTTGACGTTTCCcatctgccaacatggaggaggcagggttatgacctatactgcagacagccaccagggggcgattgagcagctttggcttcacttttggaggcTGTCATCTTTATTTCAAAAAGTTATCAAAGCCGAACAGTAACCGATGGTCTCGCGTCTCTTCTCCAGACCAACGCtcagaaggagctggaggagagctgGCAGGTTTACGCCGAGCTGCAGCGGCTGGTGGAGCAGAGCCAGGCGGAGCTGGTGGAGCTGATCGCCACGCGGCAGCGCGAGGCCGAGCGCCACGCCCAGGAGCTGGCCCGCGGGCTGGAGAACGAGCTGAgtcagctgaggaggaggagcagcgagcTGGAGGCGTACGCACACACCCAGGACAAGGTCATCTTCCTCCAGGTGAGAcacctgagggggggggtgggggggcgtcccatgatcccacgctgcagCCAGGACGCCATCGAGACACAGGCTTCCCAcctgggagctgtcatgtcacaCATCTGTAATTATGATCTCCTCTGTGAGATGCACAAGATGTTTCTGATCTTGTTCgtaaagagaaagacagattcAGTCTCTGGAGCCGATGATTGCTGCTCTGGAGTAGATCCCGCCTCCATGTCCTCTGTCACACTGAGGACGTGCAGACGGCTCTGACGCAGACCGATGACATATCTGCAGAATCTGTGGAGCATCAGCTCGTTAATCTACTCTAGAAATCACAGAGTTCCACGAAAGCTTCATGTTCATGTATCGCGATaatttgcgcccgcgattatatcgatactgtagcacaaagtattgcaatattttatatatatatatatatttttttatatttatttacaaatatatatgtaacagcccctggctggcaaagcatgacgaggagagtttcagagtttaacagatacctagtgtgtatgaggaaaggatgttctccactgcaggagatatagtaacgttccagaggaactttaacatctgagcatgttgaccaactcctttttctgaacaaaaatgccaatattcccaaatgaatttaacattttgggtcatgaccttgcaggtctcaatttgattgaagctctaggttcctcttatttatatgattgagctcagtgttcatgtgagaggtctcctattcagaagataattacaaaggtcctgtatcctgaatgttcaaggacaaagtttttacacttcagttaatgtgtagaagacaatgttgttcacagaattaaatgtgacatttaaagtgagttgagcagtctgattttcctcattttttgtaatgcctttgaataatatgggggacatgaatcgtaatatatcgcagaatcgaatcgcaatacttgcagtatcgcaatatatcgcagaatcgcaatactattgaatcgtcacatttttgccagtTCCCACCCCTAATGTTCAGCCTTTTTCTCCTCACTGCCAAGACTTCATTCACCTTTCATTTCCTCATACCTCgtataaccctaacccccctTTTCCCGTTTCCCGTAGAATATCGTGACGCTGTCACCCCCGCCCGAGCCCACCGATTGGTCGGCGGTCAGCATCAACACGGATCTCTACCTGGGAACCATCCGCTCGTCCGTCAGCAGCCTCATGGACAAGttccaggaggagctgaagagactGTACGCCAAAGGTAAAGGAAGCTGGTGGGCGTGTCACTGGGAAATTACCAAAGTGTCAGCGCCTCCGTGTGGAGATTCCACGTATTTGTAttcagataaaaaataaaaacctacaGTAAAATCCATCCTCTGGACAAGAAGCTGTAGGTCACAAGTGTTTAGAAATAGAAATCCCTCGTCATTGCACTAatcgccacacacacacacacacacacacacacacacacacacacacacacacacacacacacacacacacacacacacacacacacacacacacacagagagagagttgagTGACAGCAGCACATGTCGCCCTGGTGTCGTCGGCTCTGACTCacgttgtgtttctctttctctccctcagaaCTCCGGAAGGTGCAGAACTACTCCAGTGAGTTCCACACCAAAGCTTTTATCTTGGTGATACATTGTTGGTTTGCACTTGTGACATAATAGTCAGTTCTCCTAATCGTCCACAAGATGGCGCCACTCAGAGTCTCTGAGATTGGTGCATGTCTGAAACGGTtgacctgacctctgacctccctgtgCAGGTGAGGTGATCCTGGACTCGTCCACGGCCCAGAGGAACCTGGTCGTGTCCGAGGACGGTCGCCAGGTGAGGTACGAGGAGCGTAAGACCCCCCACACCGAGGGTCCCAAGCGCTACAGCCCCGCCCTCTTCGTCCTGGGCCGGGAGGGCCTCGGCTCCGGGCGCCACTACTGGGAGGTGGACCTGGGGCGCAAGACGGCCTGGACGCTGGGCGTGGCCCGTGCTACCGCTCGCCGCAAGGGCGAGATCAAGCTGAGTCCCGAGGGCGGGTACTGGTGCCTGTGGCTGAAGAACGGCGAGGTGAAGGCCCTGGCCGCCTCCCGCCTGCCGCTGACGCTCCAGTTCCAACCCAACAAGGTGGGAATCTTCCTGGATTACGACGGCGGCCGGATCTCGTTCTACGACGTGAAGGCGCGGCTGCATCTCTACACCTTCTCTGATTCCTTCAGCGAGAGTCTGTTTCCCATCTTCAGCCCGTGTCTCGTCCAGGAGGGAAAGAACACTTCTCCTCTCGTGATCACACCCGTGAAACACACCTGAGACCCGCAGCCACACAGAAGGAATCCTCtgtgcctgcagggggcgctgctgctcagtacAAGTAACACAGTGTTGCTCTAAAGCAGGATTGTGTTAtcaatgtgtgttttgtcaATGGAAACCAAACTGTAACATGTATTGACTGACGACATTATGAAAGAAGTAAATCTGCGTCAGTAGTTCCATTCTGCTGTACGagattgtatataaaaaaatattaatataaagttGTTAAATCCAGTGAAGGACGTAGTTAAGTGTGAGTGATGCTGCACCTCTGGCTCCTCCCTTTGTGTAAACCTGTGTTTAACTGTAACTCTGAGGTTTCAGACACTTTACAGATGAAAAGTTCATTGATGCAAATGTAACGTCTGCAGTCTTGGGACTAGATGAGAGGCTTTGTACATATGGACTTTATTTGCAAAGGGCATATTCTACAACATGTTGacctatgactttttaaaacactttttaaaacactAAGCAATATATATTATCCTGTATTTTTATATCAAGTGCCTGCTTTTGTACTGTCTTTTTAAACTTGTTCaataaagatgatcagtcacagggtttcttcctctttcagtcGTACTGAGCTGCTCTTTTCATGGGTGAAACCAACGGTGATAAACTTGTAATGTGCAACTGGTCcagcaggaggtggtggagaccaaaacagagcgaAAATACCAGGAACACAAGTTCAAATAAAAGGTGAGCAGCTTCCTGGGTTTGTCAATATAATAATGAATACCACTCTTGTGCTTGTATTCTAACTGGGAAGCTaactagcttagcttagcataaaaaaCTAGAGATACTACCTGGAAAGAACTCTATATTGCTTATATATTTGTAACTGTAATGTGCTGTATATTGCAACCACTCATTTTATATTgggtttaaaaaatgtaacaaaacaaatatttctatAGTttgacacaacaaacaaacaatacttGAAAGTTGAGTCACAAATTTGAATTGTTTATATcatcaatgtttaaaatgtttctaccttttaagaaaaatacaattaaagcCATCAAAATAAACAGACTTGACTCAGCTGAGCAGGTTTTGTATTGTCTCTCTCCTGAATCTGACCCGAGTGAGACTCTGGgtccggctcctcctcctggatcTCCTTCCCTGGGCCGTGACCGGGGGGGGTAAATCTGTATCTGGGGTAAGaggcagggaggggggggtgtattTTGGGTCTGAGGTGAGTGTGTTGGTTTGGTTACCGCCGGGCTCGAGTGTCAGTGACCAGCCGAGAGTGGAGGCAGCTGCTGGTTGGTGAGTGTCtccatgtttctctctttcctgttCGTCCTCTCACGCTTTTTCATTTCTACACTTTCACATCTGCTTCTCTAATCTCTCAGGGGAGTGTTGCTGTTGCATTTAGGGATTTTTCAAATTATCTGTTTGTCTGATTTAAGAGCTTAGGTCTAAATTTAGCACTTTTTCTAATACAGTCCATGTCGAACAGATTCAAAAATAGGTCGGGTAGAAAAAGAAAGTtgggttttaaatgttttgaaacgCTTAGAACTTAAACCTGGATTCTGCTTCAGGAGACGGTCGCAGgcttgtgttgtatttttggAAAGATTTGAATCTGCTCCTCCATGATTTCACCGAGGCCTTCAGCAGAGAGCTGCACGACTCAGAAGTCGACTTCACTGacagattcacacacatgcagagggCAAGCAGATTAATGTTACACAGATTCAAGCTGCAAGGATTGATCCTCAAAAAGCAAAGATTAGGAATTGGAAATGTATCTAAGTAGTTGATATTCACAGATAAATATCAACACACCATGAGGTATATAAATCATTTGAGGTAATTTGACAGATTATCTATTACAAAATgtatccagtagaaagagctgAAACATTCATGTAAAAGATTGACCTTTGTGATTATTTCATACTTCCTGGATCCAGTGCCTCTATCAAATCAGGTCTTAAAGTTAAAAACCCTTTTCGCTGGCtcgtatccttccaccaagtttcaataaaatccGATCAGTAGCTTTTGTACTGTCTTCTTAAACTTGTTCAATAAAGATGATGAGTCACAGGGTTTCTTCCTCCTTCAGTTCAGTTTCTGCTCAGTTTGAACTCCACTGTTGACAAATCAAAGTTGTATAAAACCCTAAACTACCAGAACCTTTCTGTTTTCCAGATTTTTAGTCGATAACTTCTAACCCTTAACGATTCCCAGCATGCTTTGCTCTCTGGATTTGCACGCACATGACGCCAGATAACGTTGCTCCATCTAACCCGAGCCGCCTCCATATCACAGCAGGTTTGATGCCCGGTTCGGAGGCCGGTTACTTGCGTTGAGAATGACGCTGCCCCTCCGCCGTCTAGGGATGGCCACGAGCGGGAACCTCTCCGAGGAGCAGGTGCACTGCTCCATCTGCCTGGACGTCTTCACCAACCCCGTGTCCATCCCCTGTGGACACAACTTCTGCCAGAGCTGCATCCTGGGATACTGGAGAACCTGTCCCTTGTACCAGTGTCCCATGTGTAAGAAGTCCTTC is a window from the Limanda limanda chromosome 22, fLimLim1.1, whole genome shotgun sequence genome containing:
- the btr12 gene encoding bloodthirsty-related gene family, member 12 — protein: MQSISSPGGSVLSEDQFSCSICLEVFVEPVSTPCGHSFCKACLTGYWNHSKKLSCPMCKKSYSKKPEMSVNRVLAEISSQFQGLMMAGGATMDGGGASSRGSTLNLSTDSGKGVSSGVDTGEFARPGDVPCDSCIGRKLKAMKSCVNCPGSFCETHLRHHKKVKSLSSHRLIEPTFHLEEKICKKHERLVDVYCRTDHVCICTACAEATHKSHDIVSAEHEWKKKMSNVGKRRSELKHLIKERAKKLEEIKQSIKVIKTNAQKELEESWQVYAELQRLVEQSQAELVELIATRQREAERHAQELARGLENELSQLRRRSSELEAYAHTQDKVIFLQNIVTLSPPPEPTDWSAVSINTDLYLGTIRSSVSSLMDKFQEELKRLYAKELRKVQNYSSEVILDSSTAQRNLVVSEDGRQVRYEERKTPHTEGPKRYSPALFVLGREGLGSGRHYWEVDLGRKTAWTLGVARATARRKGEIKLSPEGGYWCLWLKNGEVKALAASRLPLTLQFQPNKVGIFLDYDGGRISFYDVKARLHLYTFSDSFSESLFPIFSPCLVQEGKNTSPLVITPVKHT